In a single window of the Ciconia boyciana chromosome 7, ASM3463844v1, whole genome shotgun sequence genome:
- the PDE4B gene encoding 3',5'-cyclic-AMP phosphodiesterase 4B isoform X2, translated as MFLPAPCCSRAPQPPSCRAAAWQTDFASASPQFKRMLNRELTHLSEMSRSGNQVSEYISNTFLDKQNDVEIPSPTQKDREKKKKQQLMTQISGVKKLMHSSSLNNTSISRFGVKTEKEDHLAKELEDLNKWGLNIFNVARYSHNRPLTCIMYAIFQERDLLKTFKISSDTFVTYMMTLEDHYHSDVAYHNSLHAADVAQSTHVLLSTPALDAVFTDLEILAAIFAAAIHDVDHPGVSNQFLINTNSELALMYNDESVLENHHLAVGFKLLQEEHCDIFQNLTKKQRQTLRKMVIDMVLATDMSKHMSLLADLKTMVETKKVTSSGVLLLDNYTDRIQVLRNMVHCADLSNPTKSLELYRQWTDRIMEEFFQQGDKERERGMEISPMCDKHTASVEKSQVGFIDYIVHPLWETWADLVQPDAQDILDTLEDNRNWYQSMIPQSPSPPLEERGRDCQSLMEKFQFELTLEEEDSDGPEKDGESIGYFSNTKTLCVADPGEEDSQREANIEIVTEDTSPVDT; from the exons tTCAAGAGGATGCTGAACCGGGAGCTGACACACCTCTCCGAGATGAGCCGCTCTGGCAACCAGGTGTCCGAGTACATTTCCAACACTTTCCTGG ACAAGCAGAATGATGTGGAGATTCCTTCTCCCActcagaaagacagagagaagaagaaaaaacagcagctcATGACACAGATCAGTGGAGTGAAAAAATTAATGCATAGTTCAAGCTTAAATAACACCAGCATTTCACGATTTggtgtgaaaacagaaaaggaagaccaTCTGGCCAAG GAACTGGAAGATCTGAATAAGTGGGGTCTCAACATATTCAATGTTGCAAGGTATTCCCACAACAGGCCGCTCACCTGCATTATGTACGCTATATTTCAG GAGCGAGATCTACTAAAAACATTCAAGATCTCATCAGATACTTTTGTAACATACATGATGACGCTAGAAGACCACTACCATTCGGATGTAGCTTACCACAACAGCCTCCATGCTGCTGATGTTGCCCAGTCCACACATGTTCTGCTCTCTACCCCTGCACTGGAT gCCGTCTTCACTGATTTGGAAATCCTTGCTGCAATTTTTGCAGCTGCAATTCATGATGTGGATCACCCCGGAGTCTCAAATCAATTTCTTATTAATACAA ATTCCGAACTAGCTCTGATGTACAATGACGAATCTGTCTTGGAGAACCACCATCTCGCTGTGGGTTTCAAACTGCTTCAAGAGGAGCACTGTGACATCTTCCAGAACCTGACCAAGAAACAGCGTCAGACGCTCAGGAAGATGGTGATCGACATG GTATTGGCAACAGATATGTCCAAGCATATGAGTCTGTTAGCTGATCTGAAGACTATGGTGGAAACTAAGAAAGTGACCAGTTCAGGAGTCCTCCTTCTGGACAACTACACAGACAGAATACAG GTTCTCCGAAATATGGTACATTGTGCGGACTTGAGTAATCCCACAAAGTCTCTGGAGCTGTACCGGCAGTGGACGGACAGGATCATGGAGGAGTTCTTCCAGCAGGGAGACAAAGAGCGAGAAAGAGGAATGGAAATCAGTCCAATGTGCGACAAACACACAGCGTCAGTGGAAAAATCACAG GTGGGATTCATTGACTACATCGTCCATCCGCTCTGGGAGACGTGGGCTGACCTGGTGCAGCCCGATGCCCAGGACATCCTGGACACGCTGGAGGACAACAGGAACTGGTACCAGAGCATGATACCTCAGAGCCCGTCTCCTCCGCTGGAGGAGCGGGGCAGGGACTGTCAGAGCCTGATGGAGAAGTTCCAGTTTGAACTGAcgctggaggaggaggactcGGATGGACCGGAGAAGGACGGCGAGAGCATCGGCTACTTCAGCAATACAAAGACACTCTGCGTGGCCGACCCAGGGGAGGAGGATTCACAGAGGGAGGCGAACATAGAAATTGTGACAGAAGATACGTCTCCTGTCGACACATAA
- the PDE4B gene encoding 3',5'-cyclic-AMP phosphodiesterase 4B isoform X3, producing the protein MVFGKHQLKHFKRMLNRELTHLSEMSRSGNQVSEYISNTFLDKQNDVEIPSPTQKDREKKKKQQLMTQISGVKKLMHSSSLNNTSISRFGVKTEKEDHLAKELEDLNKWGLNIFNVARYSHNRPLTCIMYAIFQERDLLKTFKISSDTFVTYMMTLEDHYHSDVAYHNSLHAADVAQSTHVLLSTPALDAVFTDLEILAAIFAAAIHDVDHPGVSNQFLINTNSELALMYNDESVLENHHLAVGFKLLQEEHCDIFQNLTKKQRQTLRKMVIDMVLATDMSKHMSLLADLKTMVETKKVTSSGVLLLDNYTDRIQVLRNMVHCADLSNPTKSLELYRQWTDRIMEEFFQQGDKERERGMEISPMCDKHTASVEKSQVGFIDYIVHPLWETWADLVQPDAQDILDTLEDNRNWYQSMIPQSPSPPLEERGRDCQSLMEKFQFELTLEEEDSDGPEKDGESIGYFSNTKTLCVADPGEEDSQREANIEIVTEDTSPVDT; encoded by the exons tTCAAGAGGATGCTGAACCGGGAGCTGACACACCTCTCCGAGATGAGCCGCTCTGGCAACCAGGTGTCCGAGTACATTTCCAACACTTTCCTGG ACAAGCAGAATGATGTGGAGATTCCTTCTCCCActcagaaagacagagagaagaagaaaaaacagcagctcATGACACAGATCAGTGGAGTGAAAAAATTAATGCATAGTTCAAGCTTAAATAACACCAGCATTTCACGATTTggtgtgaaaacagaaaaggaagaccaTCTGGCCAAG GAACTGGAAGATCTGAATAAGTGGGGTCTCAACATATTCAATGTTGCAAGGTATTCCCACAACAGGCCGCTCACCTGCATTATGTACGCTATATTTCAG GAGCGAGATCTACTAAAAACATTCAAGATCTCATCAGATACTTTTGTAACATACATGATGACGCTAGAAGACCACTACCATTCGGATGTAGCTTACCACAACAGCCTCCATGCTGCTGATGTTGCCCAGTCCACACATGTTCTGCTCTCTACCCCTGCACTGGAT gCCGTCTTCACTGATTTGGAAATCCTTGCTGCAATTTTTGCAGCTGCAATTCATGATGTGGATCACCCCGGAGTCTCAAATCAATTTCTTATTAATACAA ATTCCGAACTAGCTCTGATGTACAATGACGAATCTGTCTTGGAGAACCACCATCTCGCTGTGGGTTTCAAACTGCTTCAAGAGGAGCACTGTGACATCTTCCAGAACCTGACCAAGAAACAGCGTCAGACGCTCAGGAAGATGGTGATCGACATG GTATTGGCAACAGATATGTCCAAGCATATGAGTCTGTTAGCTGATCTGAAGACTATGGTGGAAACTAAGAAAGTGACCAGTTCAGGAGTCCTCCTTCTGGACAACTACACAGACAGAATACAG GTTCTCCGAAATATGGTACATTGTGCGGACTTGAGTAATCCCACAAAGTCTCTGGAGCTGTACCGGCAGTGGACGGACAGGATCATGGAGGAGTTCTTCCAGCAGGGAGACAAAGAGCGAGAAAGAGGAATGGAAATCAGTCCAATGTGCGACAAACACACAGCGTCAGTGGAAAAATCACAG GTGGGATTCATTGACTACATCGTCCATCCGCTCTGGGAGACGTGGGCTGACCTGGTGCAGCCCGATGCCCAGGACATCCTGGACACGCTGGAGGACAACAGGAACTGGTACCAGAGCATGATACCTCAGAGCCCGTCTCCTCCGCTGGAGGAGCGGGGCAGGGACTGTCAGAGCCTGATGGAGAAGTTCCAGTTTGAACTGAcgctggaggaggaggactcGGATGGACCGGAGAAGGACGGCGAGAGCATCGGCTACTTCAGCAATACAAAGACACTCTGCGTGGCCGACCCAGGGGAGGAGGATTCACAGAGGGAGGCGAACATAGAAATTGTGACAGAAGATACGTCTCCTGTCGACACATAA